In Pectinophora gossypiella chromosome 8, ilPecGoss1.1, whole genome shotgun sequence, the DNA window ACCGTTTTTTGACTTCAAAAGTCTAACGAACCATTTGAAACGCGTATGAATTTAGAGAGGACCTTACGCTTAACAATATAAAGTACACAATAGCATAGATACCTAAGGTCCCCACCTAACACTATTCAAACATAATCAGCTGATTGGCTACTATGGAATTGACGCTACATGACGATATCTCTAGGCATGGCCAATCAGTACAAGAGGcgttcaaaatataaaattaaagaattacacaaaactattatgctgcgcctaacaaataaaaataacttaaaactaacgcTGTCGCAGCTTCAGGCGTAGACATCCTCCGGGGCGTTGAAGGCGCTGACAAAGCTCCTCAAGACAAGTGGTCGTCTTCTGTGGGTAGTAGACAAATGCGGTTGATGGCGCGACGGACAAGTCCCCGCGAAGTCATGACGTCAGCAACGCGAGGTACACCATCTGAGCCGGGAAACATCTTGTTGACCCTGCCGAGGCGCCAACACAGTGGAGGAACGCTGTCATCCTTCAGTAAGACAAGGTCATTAAGCCGCAGAGCCTTGGACCGGACCTTCCATTTCGTGCGCTGCTGAAGCTCCGAGACGTATTCACTTGACCACCGTCTCCAGAAATGCTGACGAATCTGCTCCAGGCGCTGATAGCGGTCGAGACGATTGGTGTTGCAGTCCAACAGTTGAGCGGCTGGCAGTGCGGTAAGAGGCCTGCCAATCAAAAAGTGTCCCGGAGTGAGGGGCTGTAGGTCTGTGGGCGAGGGACTGAGAGGACAAAGGGGCCGGCTATTGAGGATGGCCTCGATTTGTGAAAACAAGGAGCACAGTTCCTCAAATGTCAAGTGTGCATTACTCATTATTCTGTGCAAGTGAAATTTTGCTGACTTGACCCCGGCCTCAAACAAGCCTCCAAAATGAGGAGCGTATGCCGGGGAAAATTTAAAATCGATGCCCTGCTGAgctgtgaaatcaaaaatggaGTTTACATTGTCCTTGGACTTAAAAAAATCATTGATTTCGCGAGCCGCGGCAACAAAGTTTGTTCCGTTGTCACAGAAAATTTTCTTAGGCAGACCTCTGCGGGCAATAAATCTTTTCAGTGACAACATAAAGGCGTCTTTAGAGAGCTCACTGACAGCTTCCAAATGTATGCACTTATAATTGAGGCATATGAAAATGCAGAGATAACATTTCGTTATTTTACATCCCCTACCTTTGCGATCAGTGATCAGAAATGGACCTGCAAAATCAGTGCCTACGTTGGTGAAGGGAAAATCTGGGTTAAGTCGCTCCGACGGTAGATTGCCCATAATGTTCGTCATATGTTGCCCTTTGAATCGACGGCACACAAGGCACTTCTTGGCTACTTGCCGCGCCAAATTGCGTCCGCCCACGGGCCAGTAGCGGTCTCTTACAGACGCAAGTAGTAGCTGAGGGCCGGCATGTAGAAGCCTTGCATGCTCTTGGAGGAAAAGCAGCTTGGTGAATTGATGACGAGCGTGCAACAATATGGGATGCTTCTTATCAACACTGTATGCAGACGCAGAAATACGACCACCAACACGCAAAATTCCATCTGTGTCGATGAAAGGATTTAGTGAAATCAGATCAGATTTGGACTTAAgcggtttattttttaaaacaagacTTATATCTGCATTAAATGAGTCCCTTTGTGAAGTTTTAATTAGCACATTTAATGAATTGTTAAGTTCTAAAGCCGATAATGACCCGGTAAGTTGATTATTTGCATTTGACCGTTTAGCATTGTGAAACCATCTAAGAACGCGTGCATAGGCACGCTGAGCAACTGATAGCCTTGAGATCCTTGTAAGATCGAGAGGGGCTTCCCCCACCACAGTAGCAAGGACCTTGACCTCTGGCAACTCCGATTCTTCCTCAAGGTTTGCCTCGGGCCACAAGGACTCTTCCTGTTGCAGGAAGGAGGGACCCTGCCACCACATCACTGAGTTAGCAATTTCCCTAGGGTCGACGCCCCGCGATACAAGATCGGCAGGATTTTGAGAAGTGGGCACATATCGCCAGGAGTATGGATCCGTAAGTTCCTTTATGGTTCCCACCCTATTGGCAACAAACGTTTTCGTTCTCCTTGTGGTTCGTAACCAGCATAGGACTATTTTTGAGTCGCTCCAATAAACGTGACGATCGATTTTAATCCGCAAGGCCTGGGTAGTAGCTGCTGCCAATTGCGCCCCGAGCACAGCAGCACATAGTTCCAAACGTGGAATCGTAGTAGGCGCGATAGGTGAAACGCGCGACTTAGCGCATAGTAGGCTCACTTTACTATCACCCTGGTCATTGCATGATTTGAGATAAATGCAAGCGCCATAGGCTCTTTGCGAAGCGTCGCAAAAACAGTGCATTTCGACGTGCGCTGGTTCATCAACTAAAACATGCCTGGACATCCTTAATTCCCCAAGGCTGCTGATTCCCTGAACAAAACTGAGCCAGGCAGACTTAATTTTCTCTGGCACGGGATCGTCCCAGCCAACCTTATGTTCAGCCCAGAGCTCTTGGAGTAGCATCTTTGGTTTTATGGTGCAGGATGACAACAAGCCGAGTGGATCGAAAATCTTGAAAGTGGAAGACAATATTGACCTCTTAGAGATAACCTTTGACGGTGAAGGGGGGTCGATTGGGAAATAAAGTTCATCGGATTTAGGTATCCATCCAACACCTAAAGTGCTTGTAGCGTTGCTAATCATTAGATCACCTGTCGTATCTTGCAAATTTTGATCAAGCAATGTAGGTAGGTTAGACCTATATTTTCGTAGATGAAAACCTCCCTTCTCCAAAGATGCAGCCACAGATTGCTGAATATAAAGCAGCTCCCTCTCCGATTGAGCCCCAGTCAGAAGGTCATCGACGTAGAAATCCCGTTGGATGATTTCCTTTATAGTGGGATCGACAACTTCTTCGCCCAATTGCCACAGACAGCGAGTGCTTAGGAAGCTTGCACTTGAAAATCCGTACGTGACAGTGTTTAACATTAGGGTGCGCAATGGCTGAGCATCGCTGTCGCGCCACAAAATAAGCTGTAGGCTACGATCATCAGGGTGGACCATAATTTGCCGGTACATTTTCTCAATGTCCCCGGAAATTACGTATTTGTGCGTGCGGAAACGAGctaaaatattgaataaagaATCCTGAATAGTAGGTCCAGTCATTTGTACATCATTCATAGAAAACCCTGAAGAGGTGCGAGCCGAAGCGTCAAACACAACGCGAAGTTTTGTCGACTCGCTATTAGTCTTCAAGACAGGATGATGGGGCAGGTAATATTCAGTTACTTGCTGCCGTGGTTTATAATGATCTGACAAATGACCTAAGTCGGCGTATTCACGTATAAAGTCGGCATATGGCTCTCTCAGCAGCGGTTGTCTTCTAAATCGCGATTCCAAATTAAAATATCTCTTCTCCGCCAACCCAAACGACTTGCCCAAACACTCCCTGTTCTCACGTAGCGGTAGCTTGACGATGAAACGTCCATTGTTATCGCGAGTGGTATTAGCCACAAAATGCTGCTCGCATAGCTCCTCTTCTTCGGACCGAGTCACCTCGGTAGGCACACCTTCCAGGTCCCAAAATCTTGATAGACCTTTACTTAACTCGGACAAGTCGCTAGTTTGTGCTAAATTGCAACGAACATCCTTGTCAGCATCCAAGCCTGACGACATGTGACCGGCCACAAGCCAACCGAGCTCAGAACTGCGTAGTATCAGCCCTGAACCACCTATAGGTTTTTGTTGTGATCCTACCACAGTCCAAAACACATCCGCCCCAATCAGCATGTCGATGTTGGCCGGCTTATTGAAATGGGGATCGGCTAATTGGAATCCGGTCAAATTAAAATTCTCGGCgccgaaatacattttcgggaGCCTGCCAGAGATTACAGGTAGGACGAGACAAGACAGGGTAGCTCTAAAGGAGCTCTGTTTAGACTGTAGGTCTATAGAACAGCGTTCAGGCCTTATGGTTAGTGAAGTGGTGCCGATACCAACTATGTTAGTGTTGGAAGGCTGAGGGGTCAACTGCAGGGCTTGTCTCACTCGTTCAGTGATAAATGAAGATTGACTCCCGCTATCGAGCAGCGCTCTCACTGTCATGGTTCTATTATTATTAGGGTTGGTTATATTCACTTCAGCCGTACATAATAGCACCTCCGAGGAGGATAGCGCTGACATGGCGGCAGTCTCGGACGTCGCCGGCACGTCGACTTTAAATAGTCGCTCGTGTAGCAAGGAATTGTGGCGTTGTTTACAAATTCTGCATCCACCAGGCAGCCTGCATCGCTGGGGTTTGTGTCCTGTCCTTAAACAGTTGTGACACAATTTCAATGACGTGACAATGGACAACCTATCGTCAACAGGCTTATTCCTAAAGGCAGAACATTCGTAAATACGATGCGGACCACGGCACACGGAGCAAGAGAGGGAAGAAGACGAAGAAAATTCGCCCTTAGCTACAACTCCCACCATAACCTTATTTTGTGCCTTGTTCCTGTTTGCATTATCCGAGGAAAAGGCGTTCTTAGATGGTTGCTTACTGCGGTTAACGGTTTCAAGTACATCAGCGCGACTCctcaaaaacgtaaaaaaatcgTCGAGAGTAGGTATATCGTTTAATGAGTTACGACTTTCTTCccatttaaaatatgttttagaatCTAATTTTTCGGCAACAATATGAATAATTAGCATGTCCCACTTATTTGTAGGCAACCCTAACGTACTAAGAGCGCGaagattttttgtaatatggtCAACAATGAACCTTAACGCCTTCTCGCTATCCCTAACTGACTCGATGCTAAGCAGTGACTTTAAATGATTACTGATCAATTGCCGCTTATTATTATATCGATCGCATAAAATATTCCAAGCCTCCCCGTAGTTTTTATCAGTCACCTCTAAATTACTAATCACCCGCGCCGCCTCGCCTTCGAGATAGGAGTTTAAATAGTAGaacttatgtatattttttattctatcatTCTCGTGAACAAGCGATACAAAGGTGTCCCGAAACTCCAGCCACTTAAAATAAGAACCGTCGAAGTTGGGAATTTTTATAACTGGCAACTTGAAACCGAGAGGCTCAAAATCATCATGATGACAATGGGAGCCAGACTTGTGCGAGGAAACAGAAGGATCATCCTCATGCTTAGGAGAATTATCGAGTAACAACTGCTGGGCCTTAGCTATGCAATTATAGAACTCCTGCTCTAATACATCCCTTAAATCTATTTCCACATCCTGGGTAGTAATGTTAATCACCTCTATTTGACCTTGCACCGTATCAAACTCGTTAAATAATGCTTGGAATTTAGTTAATTTTTCCCTAAGCTTCATAATCTCCAAAGGAGAAATCGTATCGAATGTGCCTATCGTTTCTAGATAATTTTTAAACTTTGTAATGCGGCCTTTAATAGAACTGCGCTTAGAATTTAAATCCTTAATACTCATTTCGGACCTCAAAGCATCAGCTTCGAACATACTTATAAATCAATGTTTATTCGCACAGATAGGAATAAATGGTAAAAAATGGCATACAATACGCTCCTCGTTTTGTAGACGTAGCTCGGAGTCAATCAGCTGGTATCGGGTGCGCAGCACAAGTAAGCGCTTCAGTAAGGCAGCCCGCAGCTCCAGTAAACAAAGGCGCAGGTAGGCACTCCCGGACGGGGCGCTCGATCGCTGGAATTGAGAAATAAAGCGGCTGAGCGATGCGTGAATGCAACAATTACCTATGAAGCACGGGCGATGCGTAGCAACAGATGGAGACAATGATTATATAACTTGTTTACTGCAATCAATCTATCCAGTCTCGCTTTCGATCGGGTTAGAATAAGATGCGAAAGTATTGCGTGagctattatattatattagatGTGCTGTGAGATGTGGATTTATTTAAATGGGCAATATAGTGAGATTAGTGAAGTGAGATTAAATTGGATTGCTATGCAAAGCATGTAAGTAAATAGGATAAAGCTTGTTACTTGGGTAGGAATTTGCTCCGTTAAGATAGCCGACGACGCGCGCGCAAGCAAATAGGCCTACGTGAAATGATAGGTATCAAGCTAGTACAGCTAATAATAGGAAATAGTCACATAGAAGCTTAGTGGCACGCTAAAATCAGCTAATTATGGAAGTAACACTATTTTACTTGAGGAAGCACACTCCCGGTATTCACAAATCTAGGGGGAGGAGGAACAAAGGCAAATAATAGGAACGGGCTCACTTGATGATTTAGGCAGGAGATGAAGGGGTACGTGGTTGGTGCCCACGTCCAGATAGACTCGCTGCGGGTAGGTGAAGCTCTCGTTAGTTGGTAGCACGTCGGTTGGTAGCACGTCCGTTGTCGCTCGGGACGAGATCCACGGGACGGGATGCTCGGGATCAGGCGGCGACGCACACGTAACGTAACGGCGCGCTCTCCACGTCTGCTCACACAGCACGGGGTGAGGCCGGGAAGACCCCCGAAGCTCTCGCAGAAGCCCGATGTGGAAGTACGTGGAGATGCCCTCTGCTCGTCCTTGCTCGAGAACAAAGGGTCTGCAAAATTCTAGACTATCGCTTCGATTATTAGGTACTTGTCCTGTCACGGTCGCCAAAAACTTTGTTCGTTACGGAACAAGGAATAAAAGAGGAGAACTGGATTAAACAGTTATAATTTCCTGGActtttaaatatacaattttggagaCAAGTGAGTTAGGCGACAGCGATGTATAAGAAGGGAATTTGCCAAGTGACCGTTTTTTGACTTCAAAAGTCTAACGAACCATTTGAAACGCGTATGAATTTAGAGAGGACCTTACGCTTAACAATATAAAGTACACAATAGCATAGATACCTAAGGTCCCCACCTAACACTATTCAAACATAATCAGCTGATTGGCTACTATGGAATTGACGCTACATGACGATATCTCTAGGCATGGCCAATCAGTACAAGAGGcgttcaaaatataaaattaaagaattacacaaaactattatgctgcgcctaacaaataaaaataacttaaaactaacgcTGTCGCAGCTTCAGGCGTAGACAGGCCTATTATGGACTCCCAGCATAACTAACGCTTGCTGTACCCAATGGGGTGGATAGAGTAActtgaagtatttttttaagtcctAAGATTGAATTCTCTCTCTTGGGTCagtctgaggatcgtggtcagcatcagagTTGCACCTGGACCGGGCGATCTGCCTCCACCGGCGCTTCCCTTATtactgtgtagaacttggatgacAACGAGTCTTTGACTTGATCAGTCCAGCTAGTtggtgaacgaccacgcgaAGATTCTATTATTGCTTTTCATTTCAATACTCCTAAAGAAACTCAAGCTAGTGAAACtccgtctctgcctaccccaacggggtATACGCGTGATCTTTATCTATTTTCGCGCATCCTCAGTTAGAAATACCATGACCTGATTCCAAGAGCTCGTGAAATGTCGAACATGAAAGCTAATTCGTAACGAGTAACTAAAGGTTTCGGTACCTTAGGTTACGAATAAGCTTTCGAATAGCTTAAGTGGCTACCTGTCCGTCGCCGTAGGGATCTCCACATCTTGTGTCTCCTGTACTCCATCCTTAATCTTCCTACTACTCCATCTTACCTTAAAGATCGTTTCTCTTTTAAATCCTCTGTCCTTGATCGTACTTTGCGATCGTCCCACACCTTATCCCTTAATATCCCTGTCCATTCCACTGACTTTTATTCTTGCTCTTTCACTTTGCGGGCTGTCCGGTTGTGGAACTCTCTACCTGAGACTGTCAGGAGGGCTCCTTCTCTGGACTctttcagggcaagagtgaaggcgctcttcctgcaggcataacttggaagtgtttttttcttattctccttatatgtattattatattgtataggctatttgtatgtatgtatatgtgtgtatgtatgtatgtgtatgtatatatatatatatatatacatatatatatatatatatatatatataattatatatatattatttattattactattttcttattttatttttctttttattattgttcgtgtcattataatatatgtttattgcaccagcccgtgctccaatgcattaacttctttcaccctaaggttgcctggcagaaattgctatttagcaataaggccgcctattgtacttatgtttttattcgtatgtttatgtcctttgtatatgtcgttgtgcaataaagtattattgattgattgattgattgattgaataaggTCGAATATTTAGAGCGATTATTAACAAGAATGTGAGCCTTTATATTTAGAGccattctcttcttctatctagAAGGTTGTaaggttaccaacctcatcaaccctagtgtcagggttattattgagctgccaaacgcccctgacatggctcatgtaacgattactcacttacatcagtaagttaagtagtgaccgggaccaacggcttaacgtgagaGGGCCATTGTATCACTAGGACATCAAGGTCGATACCAAGCCAAGTTACAAGCTGTTATGACCTCAGGTCCCCACCGAGATCCGTGCCCGGAAGCCTGAGGTCCCGATGCTGACATCGTGAGCCGCGGAGCCCGCAGTTTTCTTATCCTCATGACATAGGTACATTGcttatttttgtaagtaaaccGAAAGGATTATCTTtttaattcttctatcgtgtgggttgtgaggtagattaccaaccacatcaaccctggcctcagagttattattgagccgccaaagactcctGACATTGATCATGTATTGTGAcgactacatcagtaagtagtaaccgggaccaacggcttaacatgccttccggagcacggatcatcttactttcggacaattaggtgaccagcttgtaatgtcctaaccaaactaggtttCCCTAGTTTGCGTAGGACATTACAAGTTCCCACTAGGAATAGAACCCGGGCCTCCGGATCACCGATGTCGTTGAACTTACTTTTTCATTGAAGTTCTATTTATCCACTTAGTTTAAccaaaaatgtattatgtataaGACTAAATGGACACTTAACAGCAAATTAGCAGAGAGAGGGAGCTTATACGCCCGATAGTCATTACAGATAATTGTGGCAAAAACTAACGACCCTTGGGCGACTCACACGCAAAAACTGATTCGATGATAGGGGATGGAGTGAAGTTAATCGGTGTCATCCATACTTAGAGAATTCGAAGCCGATTCCAACGGAGATAGAAGAAACGGTAATGAGCTTTATTCTGTTTTGAGTCTTAAGAATTATAGAGATACAAGTATAGGATTCTGTTGTATGTtgtaacagggtgttagtgacatcgtaacgaaaactttgagggatgattcaggccatgattctgagttgatatcaaatggaattttccgtcgttacaagtacatacaagtagccatacataCAAGTACATGGGTGTTAGTGGATTTTTCTATTGAAAACTTCatgtttttgattattttcagttccatacttttgcgacgattACTTTTACGGCGATGTTTGATCAATACCTTTTTACCGgtgtaattatattaattaattagtttatgtatatctctctctctctctttattgaAGAGTTGTGCTCTTGtctgtggagtaatcgccattcctctctacttcccgccaaatccttcacctcctgatatgacacgacctgcaccttatcttttatttgtttcataaatgttctcctaggtctaccccttcctctcttcccttcaatttttccttttataagtttgttgttagtttatgtatgcaagTGTAAAATCTCTTGATAGCCCTGTGCAGAGAATGCGTGACTTACATTGTAGTGTTATCCACTAAACCAGTGTATTCAACATTATggctttgaattcatgtttggatcaaatatTAAAGAGTGCTGATCAGGTTAGAAATAAAAATGAAGTTCGCCttagtaaaaatattgtaataaaattaaaaattaaaaaaaaccccgaCCAGAAGAATGTACtctaacagcagaccagctcagtggttccagaagacattagtgtttcaaatgtcagatcccacatatgcttgcaagcaaactgagcgtggaacattcctatcacacctaacatacaacctgatgaccttgaagacctgaaccgatttccaccaaacatagctaagaacactctcgactgatataccttttaaacgaaaaaaaccgcattaaaatcggatcatccgttcttcttctatcgtgtgggttgtgaggtggagtaccaacctcatcaaccctggtgtcagggttactattgagccgccaaagccatcatccgtttgggagctataatgccacagacagacacacatttacacacacacacagacacgtcaatcttataacaccccgtcgtttttgcatcgggggttaaaaagacacACAAAAATGACAAGAAGACAAAAGAGTAGACATATCTTTTTCatagataataattaatatcacttggtttccaggattccTGACTGGTTAACGGCAATAGGCTTCCTGACACCCACATGGGGTTATACTATACACGACCTCTGCCCAGCCCTTCGGCGTGAtaccatgttatgttatgcaagTGTGCGCCTATAAGCAATATCCGAGCCCATCTAGCCCCACGAGCTTTCCACAAATGCGAGGCATCTGCTAGTTTTTGCCTCATAAATGAGATGATTTGTCTGACTAAATGTTCCCCAGGGCCCGCCTACTTACTCCTCGTTATATTGTGTGTGTCTGCACAAATTTAACGGCTATTATTTCAAGGAGGTGCTTAGAAATCAAATGTAAGGACTGGaattacattaatattaatattattgtgtTCCGTGTATCCATCTCAAGACCTTTCTTCTTGCCAATTTCATGTTTCTAAGTATCTAAGTTTCTATGTGAAGTATGCTCCCCTACGAAAAACAATCCAGCTTCTACAGAATAAACATCCAGCGGATATTAGAGAGCGTCTATCAGTTGCTTCTTTCAAAGCTAAATTAAAAGAGGATTATCTATCACATAATGCctaatgtatatttatgtatattattatagtacaggatattatactatgtatatttaaataaaattttttagacttgtgtatatttatattacttatgtatatatttgcATGAACACTTTGTACCTTCCCACTTTTATTGACCTCTCATACCAtgcggggttggctggaagagatgtcttttagagataaatccaccttttgtacctatttttgtcttttttttttttcatttatttaaatattgtatacaataaaaagtttaataataaatgaatgttgCTAAAAATGTTGTTGAAAATATAGCTGAAAGTCTCTATATCTGGATTTGCATTGATTTTGAAGCTTgattttttacagcttcaaagGACCGCAGACATAGGTAACTTCCTCCAGCCGTTCTCGAGAAAAAGAGGGTTTTGAGAGACAGATGGACAGACAACAAACTTCAACCAAGTGGTCCTATAAAAGTTCCGTTTTACCTGTCTAGgttcataacatacatacataaatagcctatatacctacgtcccactgctgggcacaggcctcccctcaatctcacgctgctccaatgcgggttggtggaggtgtttttacggctaatagccgaaactaacggcttgacgtgtcttccaaagcatgaaatcatcttacttttttcggacaatgaggtgattcaagcctgaaaagtccttactaaacaaaggacagtctcctcacaaagtgatttcgacaatgtcccaatcgggaatcgaacccggacctccagatcgtgagcctaacgttctaaccactagaccacagaggctgtctaGGTTCAGAGCCTTAAAAATATCTAAGTTCTTACCGTTCCATTCTAAAATTCAATTCAACACCACCGATGCTTAAAAAAGAAGGATCTTACAATGGGCAATCCGTCTCCACTGTATTCAATTAGGTGGTATATTTATTTGCTGAACTAAAGATCGTCTTACTGCGCTTACCCTGCAGCGCTAAGATGGATCGACTGCAGTTATCTTGTGAGAACAGTTGGCTGGGACTAGTATGGATATGACTATCAATGTGCATTTAGTATTTTGCTAttgaattgtaaaaaaataaaatcgtatTTTTGAGGAGTTTGTTGCGTTACTTCTTCTCCCTAACCTCTTACCTTTGAAATCGTAGTAGATTAGTATTATAGgaacataaataaaaagtagTTTGACTTTCAATAAGGTGTGGATTCTATCATCCTATATTAGTGACGACcgtttcttattttaaaaaaaggcgacgttgtgttttttttgtactgtttttgatgcactaaaataaataaattaataatttatgaatagACAACGTCGGTCATTTACCTCACAAGCCTTACGATAGAAGAAATTTTGacaaattttgtgtttttttttaaaatactgtatcgtacatacatacacatacataaactcacgcctatttccca includes these proteins:
- the LOC126368869 gene encoding uncharacterized protein LOC126368869, translated to MISNATSTLGVGWIPKSDELYFPIDPPSPSKVISKRSILSSTFKIFDPLGLLSSCTIKPKMLLQELWAEHKVGWDDPVPEKIKSAWLSFVQGISSLGELRMSRHVLVDEPAHVEMHCFCDASQRAYGACIYLKSCNDQGDSKVSLLCAKSRVSPIAPTTIPRLELCAAVLGAQLAAATTQALRIKIDRHVYWSDSKIVLCWLRTTRRTKTFVANRVGTIKELTDPYSWRYVPTSQNPADLVSRGVDPREIANSVMWWQGPSFLQQEESLWPEANLEEESELPEVKVLATVVGEAPLDLTRISRLSVAQRAYARVLRWFHNAKRSNANNQLTGSLSALELNNSLNVLIKTSQRDSFNADISLVLKNKPLKSKSDLISLNPFIDTDGILRVGGRISASAYSVDKKHPILLHARHQFTKLLFLQEHARLLHAGPQLLLASVRDRYWPVGGRNLARQVAKKCLVCRRFKGQHMTNIMGNLPSERLNPDFPFTNVGTDFAGPFLITDRKGRGCKITKCYLCIFICLNYKCIHLEAVSELSKDAFMLSLKRFIARRGLPKKIFCDNGTNFVAAAREINDFFKSKDNVNSIFDFTAQQGIDFKFSPAYAPHFGGLFEAGVKSAKFHLHRIMSNAHLTFEELCSLFSQIEAILNSRPLCPLSPSPTDLQPLTPGHFLIGRPLTALPAAQLLDCNTNRLDRYQRLEQIRQHFWRRWSSEYVSELQQRTKWKVRSKALRLNDLVLLKDDSVPPLCWRLGRVNKMFPGSDGVPRVADVMTSRGLVRRAINRICLLPTEDDHLS